The window ATGTATATCTGTTCAAATGGTCTGCTCACTGTATTCGCTTGCACTACTTTTGTACCACGAGAAAATGCAGGGTCGGAGCATCGACGGAGTGGGAGACGACGTTCAAGCTCGGGAAGGACAAGGATGGTTTCCTTCGCAAGGACACTGTCAGAACTGTCTACGATGGGAGCTTCTTCAGTAAAGTGGCGTCGAAGAAGAAGGGTCCCTCTGCAAACCAAGCATGATTGGGATTTTGGAAGGAAAAATGTACTAAATTGATAGAACATGTCAAGGCATCCCTAAAATGAATGGTCCATATATATTTACCCAGGAAATGTTCCAAAGTGGCTTGCATTTGCGTAAGGGCAGAAACGTTGAAACCGTTCGCCAAATGGCGGAAAAGCAGTGGCATATAAGAACAACGTTTCAGTAACGGTGATGGCCTTTTCTGGCTTCCTCACACGAACAGTCTGGGCTTTGGATTAAGCCGTTTGTTGTTTCTCCCTGACTGGGAGATCAAGCACTAGTATAATGATTTCAATCCACAAACGGCCTCTCGATTCAATCCACCTATTAATGTttggtgttctttttttctgaagatgaagaagaacgccgtgtttagttccaaagttatttttcaaactttcaactttttcatcacatcaaaactttccgacacacacaaacttttaacttttccatcacatcgtttcaatttcaaccaaactttcaattttggtgtgaactaaacacagccgaagatgaagattaagttttttacgtaaaacgagatggcattaacgtatgattgattgagttttaattattacaaatttaaaaaatagattaatacgaTATTTTAgtgcaactttcatatagaaagttttcgtacgaaacacatcatttagcagtttgaaaagcgtgccacgagtatccaaaatttcatcCCCTCTGCATAGTGGAAAGATGTAGTTTTTACGATGCTCCTTATGAGTAGTTTTTACGATGAGAAATGGATGAAAATTTAGATACTTGTGTCATGCTTTTCAAACCACTAAACATCGcgtttcgtgcaaaaactttctatatgaaagttgttctaaaatatcagataaatctattttttaagtttgtaataattaaaactcaattaatcatacgttaataccacctcacTTTGCGTAAaccacttaatcttcatctacgGGAGAAAAGAATACCACATAAGTAATACtaccatattaattaattaaatagtgATAATAGAATGACTTTTTTTTACTGATTGTAGGGCTCATAAATCGATGAATCAATGGTTAACTATAATATACACTACCATATATAATTAACTATCGATAATAGAATGATCTTTTTTTACTGATAGTAGGACTCATAAATCAATGAATCAATTAGTAGTTAAGATTGCTGCTACGTGGTCAGTGGAGAGCACTGCTTTAGTGGGAAATATTTCTTATTTCTCACACGCaaataggggtgaaaacggggcGGGTATTtcccgtccgccgcccgcccgtatTAATCTGGGATAAATTCGGGTCAAAAATTCGGGTACCCGAGTACTTTCACGGATATCGGATTCAAATACGAATTTTTTCTAGCGGATACGAGATCGGGTTCGGGAGGACAGTATCTGTATCCGGTAAATTATGCGGGTATTACCCAGTTAACTACCCGTATATGACCCGAACTGCTACAACCACCAGGGAGACGAGCAGGCATCAGCCTGAGGGCGCCGCATGCCGCACGCGAGCAACCAACCACTGGCACTGAGGCACAGGCGcacagccggcgccgccgccggcgtcgtgcaTGCTAGCCGCTAGGCGCTGTGCTAGCTGCTAGTGGCTACGCTGctgcgcgcccgcgcccgctggCCGCTGGCCGCTGTTgaccgccgccgaccaccgtcgCAAGGCCCCGCCTACCACCGCCGAGGCGCCGACCATCTCTTCCGGTAGTCACCTCTCAGCAGGTCATCCAGGTGAGCAAAAGTTCAGTGTTTTATTGCTTTATCAACATCACCTTACGACTTGAAGTTCAgtgttttattttacttttactGTTTGGCTGTAGGATTAGGATAGAATGGCTAGTGGTAATGCAAACACTAGTATCTGTGTCAAGGACAAAGTTACAAGTGTGGAGGAGCAACAACGTAAAGCAAAATGCTGAACCGTGAACTATGGTCTACACCATTGAGTATTTGAGTCTGTACGCCTACTTTGGATCTGTTGTGCTGATAGGTATTACCATTCCCTAAGTCTCtaatatatattcatattataCGTATATGGAATGATTGAACGACTATTGCCTATGTGGTATATATGGTTATTGCTTTGATTTGATATCCGAATAAGGATTCGTAACCGATAGTGTTCGTATCTGACTTGGTACGTATTCGTTCCGTATTTAATCCCGACATTATCCGTGCTTGTATTCGTATCCGATAATATCCGTGCCCGACCCGATCCCTATTTTAAAATGTGGGTTAGGATACGGAAAGGATGAGATCCGACCGAACCCgacccgttttcacccctacacgCAAATAGTAACATAACTGCTAAAAAAACTTGCGATAGATTTTCTACCATAAAATTTTCGAATTTGTAGCTGTCAGATCGCCTCATGATTCGTGCTGGTGGAGGAGGAAAAAAATTTACAAGTGGAGGAGGAAAAAAATTTACAAGTGCGCCAGGACCTAGGGATTAAACTCACAACCTCTCTAATTTCATGCATATATTCTATTTCGTATGGACAAGGATTCACAgctgtattttttatttttactaaaatttgtagaagttgaatttcaaCTTACATATTTGTGAAGTTATATATCTCATAGTAAtatatcttgtattttttttactatctaGGTGACATGAAAAAAACATGAGAAATACTTTCCCATTTTGTATAAAATAGATCTTAAAAATCAGAATATATTTCACATATAACTTCGGGTCGACATATTTTTCGGCTAAATAAAGTAACTTTGTCTGCCATCTAATCTTCTTCACTATTCGTGCAAGCTTCAAAGTGCATCTAGACAAGCCGATCGAACAACTTGTTCCCAAGGTGGCGAGTCCTTTTTCTCTACATGACACGTGCTAGTCAGTGAATGTAACTACATTATTTATACagtaattatatatgtaactacaaattacactatagttacatgtgtaattagtttataATTACAcaataacttttatatatttttattgtaaATATTCGTTGATAGTTTTTCTAGATAAAAGTTAATTTATGTTGTGTATTTTAACCAGATTgcttttatttttaaagttcACCTTAGCATATTAATGATTTGTGTTGCCTTTGATTATAACCGTAACTTACTAATGTTATTTTAATCATGCGAACTAAAATCCGACTGTGTGGAGCTTAGATTTGTGGCACCATTATTATAGATGCTGAGTATTTGACTATTTGGGTGAGTATCGCCTGCAAGCGATAGGTTTGCATGGAAAATTTTAGCCGATCGTAGAAACACGCGAAGCACGTGGCGCCAGAGGGAGAGGAGCACATATACAGCCTTCAGCGGGTAAGCGAGGGATCAAGAAGCAGAGGTGGCTCGGAACAGCCGGAAACGGCAGCGGaggctcgacgacggcggctgtcGTCCCTGGCCGGCGACAACGATatggcggcggtcgcggccgtgcctctcctcctcctgtccGCCGCATGCTTCTGTACGTAAGGCCCCTGTAATTAATACTCCCCCTTTCGCTAAattttgacgccgttgatttttttaaacatgtttaactgttcgtcttattttaaaaaattttgtgaaatatgtaaaaatatatgtatatataaaagtatatttaaccatGAATTAAAtggtagaaaaaaattaataattatttaaattttttaaataagataaatagtcaAATGTGTTTAAATCAatggcgttaaatatttagagatgaagggagtactagTCATCCTCTGGCACGCGCGTTTCGTTTCCAATTATGTTTACGATCGAGGAAGGGAgccagccggcggcggtgggcggcgacgcCCCGGCAACGGAGCTACAGAAGCACGTGGCGTTCTTCGACAGCGACCACGACGGCATCATCACCTTTGGCGAGACGTACAGAGGTGGCCACGCCCGCCCTGCCTTGATTTTCTCTGCTAGAGTATTCGATAATTTCTACTTGGCCTTGTACTcttctattttaaaatatatgataccgttaatttttatataatatttaactatttatcttatttaaaaaattatataaatattatttattttattgtgatatgttttatcatcaaagAACTATAATATTAACTTacacttttacatatttatactaattttttaatatatttatactagttcttttaataaaacgaattatCACACGATATGCGAAAAGCCAATGGTatcatatattttgaaatgaggGTAGTATGCTTTTTCAATTGATAAAGGGATGTGATTTAGGCTGCATTTTGGACTTTATATGGTGCCAGGGCTCCGCACCCTCGGATTTGGGATTTTCGGCGCCACCGTGAGTGCTACCTTCATCAATGGCGACATCGGCCCCAAAACTAGACCTGTATGATCTCTCTTATGCCCTGTGAacgtatataaaaaaaatatgtagtgcaacctctacatatatacatacatacatagagTAAATAGTTTATTCATGGAGACAGATAAATCTTATACGTCCATTTTCCTATCCTACGATAGTTTTCAGCTTTGCACAATATACATAAAGTTTGcaccacatatttttttctatatacacAGCGCATGACGCCTTTgtataatttatattatatatatgttctcaTTCAACGCATAATTCACCTCATATTTAAGATGACAACCTCAAGAGTTGAACTTTTCCAAATGCATGCAGGAAGACGCAGATGGGTCATGGTTTTCTATCTATGTACAGAACATTCATAAAGGGATCCATGGAAGTGATACGGGTGCATTCGATTCTGAAGGAAGGTACACCGTGCTCTCCTCATCCATTTGGGAACGTGTCTAGATTATAAACGAGTACTAGATGCCACATGCATTTTGTGATTATTAAACTAGTAAAGGCTTATCTGGTTTGGAATTTTTAAGGAtttaaactttttcatgtgaGAATCATGCAAAATTCATGTATTCCGAGGAAGCCCCACAAAAAAATACCTAAATACGGCTATACTCAacttgggtgtgtttagttcaagctaaaattgaaaatttgattgaaattagaacgatgtgacggaaaagttgaaagtttatatgtgtaggaaagttttgatgtgatagaaaagttaaaaatttaaagaaaaagttgagaaCTAAACTAGACTAGGCCTCTGCTATGCAGGTTTGTTAGTGAAAAATTCAATGAGATATTCACCAGGCATGCAAAAACTGTACCCGACGGCCTGACATCAGACGAGCTGGACGAGATGCTTCATGCATACGCAGATCATACAGAGCACAAAGACAGCTCAGGATGGTAATCTTTTGCTAGCTTGTTGCTTCAAGAATCATAGGGTATTTTTTTACCCGGCAtctatatccaaccggatatatacaaCTATTTTAATTAGGAACTTAGTCTATCAAATAGAAAACTTAGTGCTTCAAGAATCATAAATGgtataactatatatatttattcacCTGTGGTTGTTGGAGTAATGGGTGTCTTTAGTTcatgccaaaattagaagtttggttgtaattagaatgatgtgacggaaaagttgaaagtttgtatgtgtaggataattttgatgtgatgaaaaattttaaagtttAGAGAAAAATTTTGAAAGTAAACTCGGCCTAAGATCGAGAAAATGCAGGCTCCAGGCTGCAACAGAGTGGCGGGCGACATTCGAGGCCGCCAAGGACAAGGACGACATCCTTCGCAAGGACACCGTCAGAGCCGTCTACGACGGGAGCTTCTTCAGTAAACTGGCGAAGGAGAATGacgactaaggctgtgttcgcatgTGGATGATGGGAACATAGTgactccgcacggaaaacggagcgatctattagcacgtgattaattaagtattagttaattttttttcaaacataaattaatttgattttttaaacaacttttgtatagaaactttttgtaaaaaatacaccgtttagcagtttgaaaagcgtgcacgcgaaaaacgagggaTTTGGGTTGGGAACCTAGAGGTCCAAACACACTCTAacggggtgtttagatggggctaaaactttttagcccatgtcacatcggatgtttggacgctaatttggagtattaaacatagactaataaaaaaactaatttcataaatgagagctaatccgcgagacgatttttttaagcctaattaatctataattataaaaagtttactgtagcatcacattgtcaaaatcatgacataattagactcaaaagattcgtctcgtgaattagtccaaggatatggaatgtgttttgtaattagtgtatgtttaatactctaaattaatatccaaacatccgatgtgacatggatttggaataagtccctggaaaccaaacaggccctaagggTCCTTCTGCGCCGCGAAGCAAGCATGGCTGGTTGTGATGGTTACCTCTCTTTATGATCGGAGTACCAAGGGCTTCATCACTTTGTTGTTAAAATCAGTCTTATTAAATTTTGATAAGTTTTGACGTTACCCAAGGTACTGTTGTATAAATATTTAGCTTAATACTTTTGTATGACTAGCAaatatgcccgtgcgttgcaacgggtgaaaaaacgtaatgataatatacgtttttcatgcataaccatGTCGATAACAATCAGAAAATTAGAACTACGAAACTTTATTTTCTAGCGCGTTTTCTTTTGTGCTTTTTTCTgacattttttcctttttttagattagattagattagagataaaaaagatatataaatggaCTAAAAAACGACGAATAtaaatttgacttttttcctccgCGCTTTTTTccgttcttttaattttttttctcgtgcattTCTTTTACGAAGggtttttttcaccactttcaCATAGTGTCAAACCTTTCTAGATATAAtaggattcgattttttttaccgcatcacgtataattcctttttctttagaaacagacaattttttcgcccttttttatcGCGTCAACGGAGTCGgaatcgttttgattttttcccctttttttggatcggacagatttttttttgcccggtttATTTCGCCcgatcgattttttttaccgcgtcacatataattccttttactttggatttttttcgccctttttttaccgcgtcgacggagtcggattcgttttgattttttttctccctttactTTGGAATTTTTTCGCCCTGTTTTCACCACGTCgacggagtcggattcgttttgatttttcccctttttggctttttttggataggacagatttgtttttttttcgccccgtttttttatcggacttttatcttttttttcgcctggtttttttatttttttaccgcgtcacatataattcctttttctttatcggaaagttttttttcgcctttttttaccgcgtcgatggagtcagattcttttcagctttttccttttcttttatcggacaaatttttttttcgcccatttttttttctcctgttttTTTCGGATcggactatttttttcttttttcgcccggtcgatttttttaccacgatatatataattcctttttctttggaataggacagttttctttttatttttttaaactctttTTACCGCATCGATGTAGTCGGATTCGtttcgatttttttcctttttttgctttcttttttgtcggacagatttgttttttttccacccggtttttttccgcccaggtttttttatcggacttttcttttttttttctccacgatacatataattcatttttctttggaataggacagttttctttttatttttttaaactctttttaccgcgtcgatgtagtcggattcgtttcggtattttttcctttttttcctttttttttgtcggacatatttgttttttttccgcccggttttttttcgccaggtttttttatcggacttttctttttttttcgctcggtttttttctcccgttttttgacggacgacagAAGCACCTagagaagtgtttttttttttcttttctccaatcCAATACAGATCGGATCTCTTCCAGggaaatcagattttttttctccagggaatcgaactcttttttttcgttttttttattCATTAAACGGTTTGTCtctcggacttttttttccctttttaaggGATCGGGTGTTTTTTTGCCAGGGACGGgtgtttttttcgcccggttttttttcacttttttttttggatcggacttttttttcgtccggttttttTGATCAGACAAACTTGGTTTTTTCtgcccggtttttttgacggacgatggaagcacctcttattttttaagtagtagtagatttGGCAGCATTTTTATGAGAGGAAAAATTCCAAAACTattaaattttggtaggatatatagcatttgataaaacCATGTTTAGTTCGTTAGCCTAGCAAAATTTGATGTTCTCCTTTAACGAATCGTATAAGATAGTGTGGGGTTTTATATTggcagagagaaaaaaataaagacctaaaaaaaacaacaaacaaTTTTGATAGATTGAAAGTGTCAATAAAGTAAACAAGCCCATAAGTTTGTGATATATCGGTCGATGCCTGCAAATCAAAGAGCACCCTGCAAAAGTGGTTGtctctctgaagtctgaacaagaAAAAACAGAGCCAGGGCGCCATGAAACGAATGATCCATATTTACCTAGGAAATAGTCCTAAAAAAGAAAACCTAGGAAATGCCCGGAAGTCATATGCATTTGCGTAGGGACAAAAACGTGGAAATCGGTTCACCAAATGGTGGAAAGTAGCGGCACGTTAGAACATCGTCTTAACAACGGTAATGAGTCTAATGACCTTTTCTGGATTCTCGCACGAAGCCACGAACTACCTAGCTTTGCTTTAAGCTGTCGTTTGTTTATCCCTGTCACGGAGCTCAATCAGCAGGTGTTACTCTCCTCAATGGCCAGTCAAAATAAATCCACGGTGGGATTGTCTTCAACTTTCAGTTTTCACACGCAAATAGTAGTAACCTTCTGCCAACTACCATTTCATTTCGTGTAGGCAGTCATTTACAATCTTACATGTTTTcagctttaaaaaaaaactgtcatCTGATAGGCCCCTTCATTGATTAAACTATACATAATAGTATGCCAACTAATCATACTACtccgtagtagtagtagtatgctAGTTTGAGTATGCCAACCATTTCATTTCATCTCGTATTTGGCAATTTGAGTATATGCCAACTTAAAACATACGAGTATTACCAGTTTGAGTATGCCAACCATCCTATTTCGTATTTGGCAATTTTAAGTATACCAACTCAACATACTAGTATTATCATTTTGAGTATACCAAACATTTCATTTCGTATTTGGCAATTTGAGTAGGCCAACTCAATACACTAGTATTGCCAATTTGAGTATGCCAAACATTTCATTTCATATTTGACAATTTGAGTATGCCAACCTAACATATTACTTCATCATACTTTTTAAGCTACCAGGCCTAATATATAGCTAATAAAATTAAAGCCACACTTTAACTATATATTAGCGATTCTAATCAACTGATTCCTAAGATTGATAGATGAGCACGGTCTCGATCGACTCTCGACAGCACACGACACGCACATGGTGCTGAACTAAGTGTGTAGGTATTATCTTCTTCTGCCTACCATGTTGCTCCTATATATATAAGGCGGACATCCATAGTGGCCACACGTCTCCAAAAGACTCGGGAGAAGAGATCTAACAGTCAACTCGTAAAATACTCCCTACGTTtcatattttaaattatttgactttttttagttAAACTTGTTAAAGCCtatgtttataaaaaatatattagtattttaacataaaataaacatattataaaaatatgtttgaGAGTAGAAACAGCCGGCGAAGCGTGACGATGgacgctcgacggcggcggctgtccCCGGTGGTGGTCGTagcggcttttcttttcttccccctGTTCTTCGGTAAGGCTGCGATTtccatctctctcttcttcttttctttttccctttttttacattttttgtttggttatgTCCTGAAAGGGagccagccggcggcggcgtacggcgAGGCTTCAGGCGCCGGCGGCATGACGGCACTGCAGAAGCACGCGGCGTTCTTCGACAAGGACAATGACGGCTTCGTCTCCCCGACCGAGACATACGACGGTGAGCTTCAAAGGCCTTCTAAATTTCTAGTACTTTCTCGTTTCGCTTGTGAACTGAACACGATTTGGTTGGTCTTGGTCTGCGCGTATTTTCGCCTCATTTTATCCTCTCATGGTTGCATGCATCGCAGGGTTACGCGCCCTCGGACTTGGAGCTGGCTTCTCCATCTTAAGCGCTGCGTTGATCAATGGCGTACTTTCACTCAAGACCAGACCTGTACGATcagtatctctctctctctctctctctctctctctctctctctctccggctcAAAAAACTATCTGAAGTTTTTATCGTTTTATTTACTGAATTTAAGGTGCCTCACTAGTCACTACAATGACGTGCCGTTTTGAGAGTTGTTATCATCGCTTAACTACTGAtgacaaatactccctctgtccctaaaaaacgaatctaaaactgaatatgacatattttagtactatgaatctggacatatgtatgtCCACATATATCTAGATTTGTAGTATTAGGATTTATCATTCAGTACTAAGTtgatttttatgggacggagggggtaGTTGTGTAGTGTTAGGCTATCAACTTCAGTAGTGGCTTAGTATAGTTcgtgtgccaattttttttagtatacggatacatatttgaagtattaaacgtagattaataacaaaacaaattacagattccgcctataaactacgaaatgaatttattaagcctaattaatccatcattagcaaatgtttattgtagcatcacattgtaaAATCATAGcgtaaaagattcgtctcgtaatttacagtcggactgtgcaattgtttttttttcatccatattTGATGCTCTATACATGTGTGTAAATATTTGAtctgatgaaaaagttgaaaatttgaaggaaaaagttagaatctaaacacggccagTATTGAAAATCTAACCCTTCCATGTACTTCACTGCTACTGTCCTGATCAGACCTCAATTCTGGACAGCCGCTTTTCTTCTACAGTAATGttctataattattatttttttctctaagaTCGTTAGAACGTCTCTCCATGTActcgttttaggttataagatgttttgactttggttaaaatcaaactgctttaagttttaccaagtttatagaaaaaaatagtaatattttttaccaaagataaatttattataaaaatatatttaattattaatttaataaaactaatttagtaatgTAAATTACTATGTTTgtatataaacttagtcaaacttatagaagtttgactttgaccaaagttaaaatatcttataacctaaaataaAAGGAGTATGTTTTTAAGTGAACCATTTCCAATGAATGACACAttacatacaaaaaaaaaaggcgtcAAATTAATCGTTGGATCATGTTGAATTCACGCAGGACAATGCAACATCACCACGCTTAGATAATGGGAATTTATAAAACCCGGCTTCTACACCAACGGGGATGTATACAGCCACAGAAAATCCGACCAAACAAGCTCAGTTCATACACACATGTTCACAAACAAAAGGAGCACAAAGGCTCAAGCACACCTTACATAAAACTAAAAGAGCACAAAGACTTCCAACGCCTTTCAAAGTGAAAAGACCTTCCAAATAAACTAATGACCACATTACTCCTTTAACCGCTTTCTCATGTTCCATCCATCTTTACCAAAGAAGTGCATGACAGATGTCTCTAACAGTTTGCATCCTTCCTTCATCACATCGCGCTCATCTTCTTTAAGCAGCAAGGACCATTGTCGAGCCCAATACGTCCCCCTGAAAATAACCTGCAAGTAAGAGTTAAAATTGGAGCCATTGAAGACCACATCATTTCTACAAATCCACATTGCCCACAACAACGCCACAATCCCTATAAAGATTTGGTGCTTTAGCCTAGATTGTAAACCCTTTAGCCAAATCCCAAACATATTAGCAACACTGTTAGGCGGATTTATCCCAAATGTTATAAAAAGGGTACTCCAAACAAATCTAGCCACATGACAATCAAAAAAGAGATGTTGTATCGTTTCATTGTGGTTACAAAAACAACACTTAGTGATGCCCTTCCAATTTCTTTTTGCTAGATTGTCCTTCGTGAGAATCACTCCCTTCTTTAAATACCAGAGGaagattttgtttttcaaagGAATTCTAAGCTTCCAAATTAAATCCTTCCTTGGCACTACATTCTCATACATAATCATTTTATACATGGAACTAACCGAAAATATTCTGGTTTTGTTAACTTTCCAAATAAGCTTGTCTCTATGGTTTGAGAGCCTAACAAGAACCACTTTAGCCACTAGGTTAAACCATGCAACCAAATTCTCCCCCACCAAAGCCCTTCTGAACTCAACATTTAACGGCACTTTATCTATAACATCCGCAACAATAGCATTCTTATTCCTTACAAGATTGTATAAATTAGGGTACAACTTTTCAAAAGGTAAATCACCAATCCAGCAATCCTCCTAGAATCTTATCTGAGAACCATCCCCCACCTTAAAGGCACCGCCTTTAAAAAAGACATCCCTCATCCCCATTAGCCTAGCCCAGAAATGTGAATCTCCAGGGCGTTTCTCGACTTGTGTGATGGTTTTCTTAGTCAAGTATTTATTCCTAAGAATGTCCTGCCAAACCCCTTCTTCATTGATGAGTTTGTACAACTATTTGCTAAGCAAGCATTTGTTTTGTATCTCTAAGTTCCGTATACCCAAGCCACCACATTCCTTTGGTTTGCACAATACACTCCATCTTGCTAACCTATACTTCTTCTTATGTTCATCACATTGCCAGAAAAATCTAGATCTATAATAGTCTAGCTTTTTGAGAATACCCTTAGGGATCTCAAAGAAGGACAACATGAACATCGCTAAACTACTTAACACTGAATTGATAAGGACCAACCTTCCTCCTACCAAGAGAAATTTTCCTTTCCAACTACTCAGTTTCTTTtgaatcctctcctccacacccTGCCAATCCTTATTGTTGATTCTCTTGTGATGCATTGGAATCCCTAAGTATTTAAAAGGGTAATCCCCGGTATCACACCCAAATAATTTGACGTACTCATGCTCCACATCTTTTGCCTTGCCATAGCAAAATAACTCACTCTTATGGAAATTAATCTTTAAGCCAGATAATTTCTCAAATGCACTTAGTACAAGCTTGAGATCTCTGGCTTCATCAAGATCATGATCCATAAAAAGAATAGTATCATCAGCGTATTGTAAAATAGAAAGACCATTATCAACTAAATGAGGTACCACTACTTTGAATCTGCCTTGATCTTTCGCTCTTTGTATTAAAATGGCTAACATATCTGCAACAAGATTGAACAGAATAGGTGACAAAGGATCACCTTGCCTCAAACCTTTCCTTGTTTGAAAATAACTC of the Oryza sativa Japonica Group chromosome 2, ASM3414082v1 genome contains:
- the LOC107275967 gene encoding probable peroxygenase 4 isoform X1, translated to MAAVAAVPLLLLSAACFWSQPAAVGGDAPATELQKHVAFFDSDHDGIITFGETYRGLRTLGFGIFGATVSATFINGDIGPKTRPEDADGSWFSIYVQNIHKGIHGSDTGAFDSEGRFVSEKFNEIFTRHAKTVPDGLTSDELDEMLHAYADHTEHKDSSGWLQAATEWRATFEAAKDKDDILRKDTVRAVYDGSFFSKLAKENDD
- the LOC107275967 gene encoding probable peroxygenase 4 isoform X2, whose product is MFTIEEGSQPAAVGGDAPATELQKHVAFFDSDHDGIITFGETYRGLRTLGFGIFGATVSATFINGDIGPKTRPEDADGSWFSIYVQNIHKGIHGSDTGAFDSEGRFVSEKFNEIFTRHAKTVPDGLTSDELDEMLHAYADHTEHKDSSGWLQAATEWRATFEAAKDKDDILRKDTVRAVYDGSFFSKLAKENDD